Within Aphelocoma coerulescens isolate FSJ_1873_10779 chromosome 1A, UR_Acoe_1.0, whole genome shotgun sequence, the genomic segment GTACACCAGCTCCAAGTAAAAGGATTTTAAACTATAAACCAAACGGCTCTTTTAAGAGCCACCACACGATCTTAACAGAGCTGTAATTGCAAatgatgagatttttttctcgTGTGGATTATCTTTGTTAAAAGAGCAAATAAAGTATATGGGTCTAGGTACACAATACTGCAGTATTTTTAAGGTCACTTTTTCTTTGCATTACTAATTTTGAAGCAATTACCAGCTCTCATAGTGAAATCTGTCGGTGGCTCTGAAAAGAGCCTTGGTGTTTTAAATTTGTAGATTTTAGCGTTTCAAATTTAGCCGCCGAAGCCGTAGAGGGTGCGACCCTGGCGCTTGAGGGCGTAGACCACGTCCATGGCCGTGACCGTCTTCCTCTTGGCGTGCTCCGTGTAGGTGACGGCGTCGCGGATCACGTTCTCCAGGAACACCTTGAGCACTCCGCGCGTCTCCTCGTAGATGAGCCCCGAGATGCGCTTGACGCCGCCGCGCCGAGCCAGGCGGCGGATGGCCGGCTTGGTGATGCCCTGGATGTTGTCGCGCAGCACCTTGCGGTGGCGCTTGGCGCCGCCCTTGCCGAGCCCCTTGCCGCCCTTACCCCGACCAGACATACTCCCGCTTCCTCCAGCAACTCACTGTACGCCATCAGCCGCCCCCAGCGCCTCTTTATTTCCCGGGAGCCGACCTGGTTGAAGACTGCGGTGGAGGCGTGGTCTCGGCCCCagtccccgcccgccgccccccggtCCCCCCCGCGCGGCTCCGCACGCTCTtcccgcgagacgcggccgcgctgctttcccggctgTGCCCCCGGACGCGCGCGGCGGCTCCGCCTCTCCCGAGTGAGACCGCGCCCGCCCCCGCTCTCAACCCGCGCCTCCTTTTGCTGCTCTCCCGTCCCTCCCTGGCCGTGCCCCCCTGCGCGGTGACAGTTCCCCAGTAGCTCTGAGTCTCCGCCGGTAGCAGGAGCGGGGGCTGCGGCACCCTCTTCCGGCACCACCTTCCCCGCTGCCAGCAGGTCTGCGGCAAAATCCGACCAATGCGGAGCTTCCCCcggcgcccccgccccgcccctccgCTGCTCTCCGCCCGCCCATCCCAGCTTCTGCTTTGGACGCTTCGAgtgttcctttttaattttttggttaTTAGCATTTGCCAGCATAGACACCTTCCTCGGGAAAATTTATATAATCTGTGCCAACCTTGTCCTCTGCGACCCACAGCTTCTTTGTTACTAGGTTCGTGTTGTTTAAAAtaggaggggaaggaaatgcTTAAGCCACATAATGGGTAGaggttttttaccttttttaatttttttttttaaatataatgcCGAATTTCATTCGAGAGGATTAAAGCGTGAGCAGTTCTGTGGTCTACGTTTGTTTTATTTGGCttcgtttgtttgtttcccTTGAAACACAAGTGCACACACATGCAAATATGTACACGTATATCTGTCATATCTTTACCTATCTAGCATATTTTTCACCGTTTTTAGGAAAGAGCCTAAAGAATTCTGAAAGAACAGAACGTCAGGAAGCAGCCACTGCTTGCAACAACATTTTCCTGGAATGCTTCCTACTGGGGAAGTAGGAGACCTGTTCTTGGTCTGCACTGTAATGGAAATGAAAGACTATTTCAAGTTTCTCACACTAATGTTTGGATTATCTCCTTGCTAAACACATGCCCTTTAAAAGAGGAATGCTACTCGTATTTTTAACTGTAACACTAAAATACAGATCAATGTTCTAGTTCTACTAAGTTTCCTGGATTAAAGCAGAATTGCATAAACTAATAAATTTTACTTCCTTGCACAGGTATAATTAAACTAATTTATACTGAGATTAAACACAGTTTCACAATTAAAAAAGATTTAGGTTCACTTGGCATTTTTCCTTTCTACTTTTTAACAGCTGAAATTTTCACAAATTTCTATTGATTTTGGTAATAATAAATAATCTTTGCATTTAATAAAGGAATATTGACATAGAAATAAATAAGTCTTCAAGAAGTGTGAAAATTAGAATTGTCCAAAGATCCTTTTAGAGATTTTGTTTTGGTGTGGTTTCTGTTTTAATTGGCATTTATTGTTCATATTCTGAGAACTCATAGCATTATAAAACATTTTCACTGGCATAATTTTGTGTAACTTCtttgaaaaagagaagaaaaaaaatgctgcagtaACAATACCCTCTTCCCCCATCATCCTTCTTTCTTACTAATGACTCACACATGCTAGGGTAAAAGATTTATCTCATTCTTTACCTCCCCTCACATAACCCCTCAAAAGTGTGATAGatacaaaaagaaagcaaattccTTTTCGAACATGTAAGATAGAAGGATTTATCCTAATTACTTTTTCCAAACACAGGAACATAATGAAACaattttgggtttggttggttttactgggggttgtttgtttgcttgcttgttttaaTATCTGTGGTTATGTTTTAGctctctttccctctgcagCAGACAACTTTGTTCAAAACTCTTCATTCTTCTTTCATGAACCTGTAGATTTACTGCTAGAATCTACTTTATAACTTAGGCAACTGCCTGTTTTGGAATTGTGACTCCAGCATTTAGGGATGTCTCATAGTGCATTTGATTTTTATTCTTCCCCAACATGAGCCCCTCTTGGCTTTTGTGGCTGGTCACCTTCTTATAAGCACCACTAGTGAACCTTCTATTTGATTCCTACTTTTAAACTGGAGCCTTCTACGGGAAAGTGATTGATCCATCAGCTTTCTGTGACACCCTCCAGTCACATAAGCCTGGACACAGCAAAAGCAGTTAGCAACTCCAAAACCAGAATGTTAAATAAAGACATCGTTAGCACTGATGGGTGAATGAAACACTTATGGAAAGATATCCAAGAGAAGGAGGAGTAGAATACCATTCCTTTTGCAACTGTAAAGACCTGCTGGAGCCTCATGGAGGCTCTCAGGGAGCTCTGCTTTACATTTCTGAGGACTTGGGTTTGGGTGTCTCCTATATATTTGGGTTCAGCATCTatcctgggagagctgggtgaATTAGTGCAAACTTCATACTGTACTTTTAGTTAAATAAAGCATAAAAAGTAACTCTTAAACATTATAAATGatgtgttaaaaaaaacaaatgagCCCCGACCCCTAAACTCTTGAGGATGAAAAGTTTTAGCATTTGAAAGTGTTCTTAAACTACAACATATGCAGGTGCTTGCAAAGTACTGTGTATTATGAAATACCTCTAATGTAGTCTTACAGCCATGCATTTCAGGGCCATTAAACTAGATAAATTTTATAAGGATGTTAAGAACTTCCTATTCTTCTCATTTAAAGATCCTAGTTACAGATCTTTGAAAATGTATAATGACTGCATAtacacatgcatgcacacatgTATAATAATTGTAATTCGGTCCTCACAGCACTTAACCAGCATTGAATACTTCACAGTAGacttgcttttcattttatttctgtggaGACTGCACTTGTGCTGCTGTTGTAAGGTGAACCCAAGCTCTGCACACACCTGTGTCAACAACCAGAAAAACAGCAAGGACTGGCCTGGAAATGCTGCTGAGTCTGTTACTGTTTTCAAGCATTGGATGCAGAGGTGAGATGAGACTTTTGTTCTGGAAAAATTTCTGTGTTATATTGGCCTAGACTGAGAATACCAAAGGAGTCTGAGAGTGACAAATGTTGGCAACCCCTCCATTTTCTTTAGTCTCTGCATAGTTAGCACTCTTAGACTTTTAAATGCATGTCTCCTGGAAGTGGATTAGTCCATATCCATGTAATGATCTTAATTTTTTCCAAacatgtttgtttttcctttgtgtttaaaAACAACAGCCTCTCAGATGAGTCTGCCTGGGACAACTGATGGGAAGATCAAAATCGGCCCAAATAAGGAAAATACAATTCAATTTCAGCAACCAACAGCATACTTCATTtagggaaaaagagggggagAAATCCTTCCTTAATATTCTATTTCACAATACAAGTAACTTGAAttgcagctggcactgtttgTTGCTTAGAAGTCCTTCAATCTCCGTGTGACAATGATTTTGACAATGAGCTGGTTGACTGCAGCAAAGCATTCAAAAATTCTTAAGTGCTACTTTGCATTGGGGCCAAGGGGATCTTACCTACTTTTCATGTACTATCAGTAGTCGGAATTCTTTCAGGAAATGTTCAGACCTCAGCACACTGAATTGGCATCCAAAACATACAAAGATTTACACTTGACTTTTGTCTGTTCCTGAAAAGCTCTGTTTAAGAAacactcttttttttgttttttgccaTGCTTCTTACATCGTGCATTAAGCTCTATATCCTTATGTTCATTACAACATTGGCATACTGCCATAAATCCATGGGGTCATATGGAACACTTATGGAAAAGTATATCGTGGGCCCTCTGGATCAATTACTTTCCTGTTGATAGCATTGCAAGTTGAAGCTCTTATAGGCCAGAATTTTGTATAGCTTTACAGGTCAGTCCTGATGGATCAGTGCTGTGCTTGGAATaacatacaaaataaaaatctataTGCAGAGAGAAATGGGATACTCATAAATACATCAAATATTCATGGTATGGGGAAGGCATGCAATGAAATGGAAGATCTTCAGAAACAGATTGTCATGAGCAAGAATAAAAAGTAGAGAGAGAAGCAATAAGGACACAGAGGATATATAATCAGATTCCTTAATATCTTAACTACATTTAACCTCCACATGAGAACAGATGACAGCATAGCAGAGTACAGACTTTGCTGATGTGTAAAGATGAAGTGATCaagcccattaaaaaaaatcttcatattAATGTACTAGAAAAATCTCACAGTGCTTAAGggtaaaagaaaatgaaggacGGGGAAACAGATACAGAACTGAACATTGCCAATACGTGTAAACTTGAGAAAGCAGCACAGGCGACCCAGATGAGAAAGGTGAGGAGGGAGAAATGTTGGGGCAGTGCCACACTGCCCCTGGCAtgctccttccttccccagtgtccctgcagGGGTGGGTTTTGTGTCTCTGACACCTTACCCTAAGAGCAGGCTTAGGCTGAGGCTGAGGTGCCCAGCACCATGGGTGGCCTAGAAGAGAAAGTTGTGGAGGAAGCAGTGTTGGGGAAGTGCCATACTCACTTTGGCATGTCTTTGGTGGCACCCGGGTCCCTGGGACTCTCGACTTTGTGGCTCTTTGAACCTGAAGCCAAACCTAAAAGCATCTTTAGACTGAGGTGCAGGGCACCATGGGTGGCACAGACAAAACCAGTGTGGAGTGAGCAAGCTTGGGGCATGTCTTTTGCCACCCCAGtgcctctggagctgcaggatttGTTTCTGTGATCCCTATCAGTCATCACAGACTGGGGCTGAGGGCCCCAGCTACCTGGGCTTACATTTTTTATGTACGAATAGTTTTAATTCAAACTTGGTTTGCATTGTTTTTATATATTATGTTCCTTTAGTTCATTGTCTTTTTATTACTAAACCCTGTTATTGCTGTAACAGCTTCACTGAGAACAGAGTTTTTCATCTTGTGTTGCTTCATAGTCTTTTACAGGAAATTTCATTAACTGTATTCCTCTTTCCTCATATCCTTGTGATGTATTAAGTAGTTTAGCATAGCTGGAGTGGTTGTAGAATTAGGCCACAAGAGCTGACCAAAAGAAAAGGTTTTGTTAAAAACTAATGCTGCTAAGATACAACTAGCCCAAAGCAGAATGAAAAAGGCAAGGAAGGATCAAGGAAACAATTCCAAGAATTGAGGTAAATGTCAGATGAAGATCATTTACACAATAGTTAgaagaattaaaacaaacaaacaaaaaacaacagaagagaCAACTAACCAGAAGCAAGGGATGGACTTGGGAGTTGAGTGCTGGGTGGCCTGTGTGGGATTGAAGGTTAACTTTTGGTGTAGTGGTCACTCTATAGATCCACCCAGCTCAAGCTGTAACCTGAAAACTAATAAAAGACAAATTGGAAACCTTCACTTGGAAAAGTGCACTagtaaataatataaataacagGATCCAAGGGTCAGGACCTGTTATTCTGATCAGTGTAATTAATTCCATAATAGGAGTAGCTGACAAAGTACTTTCTAATATACAATATAAACTCTTAACAAGTGTTCCGTACTGTTGTGACACCACTGTTTGCACATCTACAATCTGAAACATGCTGATGCCCAGCTTGAAGATACAACATGACTTGAAAgtgggagagaagagagaggcaATGATGCAGCAGAGCAGTACAGGCCAGGCCTGTGGGAGAGCTGCGGCTGGCTAAGCTCAAACTTCTCTGTTGGTGTTTACAGAAGACTGTAACCAACAGGTGATTCAGATTGTGAAGAAGCCCAGAAGAGggattttcaaatgaaaacatgTTTAGGACCTATCTTTGCATACTAGCTTGCATGGAAACCACCTTTATAAAATACTTACATTACAATAGTTAACACAAATGAGCACCTCTGTTCTTCTTCATATGGATATATCTGTTCAGATTTTTTCTGAAACTTCGAGCTGTCAAGCAGGactaattaaaatatttttgttctagAAAGATGCTGTCATCAGACCTTTTATGTATTTGCCTGAAACGAAGTATTTCACCAGGCTGTCAGTAGTTATGCTCTATTTTAACGGTTGGACTGATAAGAGCATTCTTCCAAGCTATGATTTTAATTTGAGCCAGTTCATCCAAGGAGGATAGTTAAAGAGCCAGGACCAGTTCTAGACAAATATCTTGCTGAGCATCTAAAAATCACCTGCAAAAGCACCTTGATTACCAACAGCAACTCTCAAGTCGATCCTCAGCTGCCCAGCACAGTGGTCTTGCTCACATCCAGTTTTGACTTGGCAGCATTCTTTTATCTCAGGCTCTCCtgcaaaaagcaaagaaatgcaGCTGAACCTTGCTGGCACCAGAGGAATCTCCACTTTTATTCTCATTTGGACTTAGGGAATCTTGCACTGAGTCACGTGTGTCTACACACCACCCTTTTGCTATGTATTACACCCCAAAACTACTTCAGACTCAGACATTACAACTCAGAGTTTATATGAgccctgaaaaacaaacaaacaaaaaagcattgCACATTTGCTTCTGTCTCAGCTGATTAGTTGTTAGTGTTTTTTTACAATTCAAGCATGCAGTTCTCTCAGAATGAATCCAAATAATACTTAATTTAATAAAACAGTATGAGGTTTTCAGAAGACTAGAGGAAAAGGCAACAGATTAAGGCAAATAAAACCTGTTTTCCTGTCCCACTCCtcaaaaataatgtatttcttaaacataaaaaaaaaaaagtagcatcATTTTTCACCCAAAAATCTCCTGAAATATAACTACTCTAACCATTGGCTTATATAAGATATCAAATACTTTCTATACAAACTATTAGGAAAAGCTACTCTACTGGATTTACTAAATTTTTATTATAAGCATATGCAAACAGGCTCAGATAAGTATATCTTTGGCTATCTCAGACAGTAAATGAAATGAGTTAGCTTGCACAAAAACTCCTTTCTGCAATCCCAGTGGTAAtctacaggaagaaaaaaaaatctgttctgaaAAGCAGAAGTCCTATGTCAATGAACAAATGTAGGGGGATGAAAAAATCAGAGCAGAGACTTAATTCCCAAAGCACTACTCCCGATaacttcccccctcccttttaACCCTCCGAGGTTCAGTAACAGAAAATGGCTGAAAGtgagaaaaacagaggaaagaaaatggtgTCGAGGCACTTGATTGGTCAGATTTTGCTGCATAGTCCAAGTTTCTGACACAGAGAACGGAATATTCCTAAAATGAAGCTTATCAGCAGTTAAGAGAAAACTAAGACTCTTGCAATTTTGGGCTTtccaaaagaaatatttcctcaAAACATTTCTCCATGGCTCCTTATTTCCTAGTTTAAATGAAGGCTGTGTCCAACTCAATCCTACCGCTTCTTAAAGGCACAGGTACTCATTTGTAGCATCGAAAAACCAAAGGGACATTATTTCCATTAATTTAATGGAACAGCAGGCTCCTCAAATGATATAAAACGACCTGTagtattaaaatatataaaggCGGCCTAGAGTCAGGAATAATTTAGGAAACGTAAATTTTTCAGGTAACTACAGATCTATTTACTAGGAGAGCAAGAGGGTGTGTCATTAAATTTTCAGTGAGGGAGAAATCAGTTTTCCAGGTAGGTTCTCAAAAAATCACTGAATACAACGAATAGGGAAGtgtcagaattttaaaataattctagACTTGCTAAGTCATTAAGCACAGATACTCCTTGGAAAACACATCTGTGATAACTTCAACAAATCTTTTTGAGAGCCTCaataatgaaagagaaaattggTGCAGCCCAAAATCTAAGAATTCTTAGATTCTGGGTACCCAGAACCATTAAGGATGTCACGCGTGCGGTCCTACACTAGCAAGGAGCACACCACTTAGAAAAGGGACTCGGAAAACATCCCTGCCTCCACCTTACATTCCATCCCcactccccttccccttttgaAAATAACATTTACCTCGGGAATAAATAGTAGTGCTTGAGATGGGCTGAAAATGCCCGCGGGACGGCGCTCACGACCACGAGTGATAAAGCACTGAGGAAACTACCGATTGAGAG encodes:
- the LOC138103268 gene encoding histone H4, with translation MSGRGKGGKGLGKGGAKRHRKVLRDNIQGITKPAIRRLARRGGVKRISGLIYEETRGVLKVFLENVIRDAVTYTEHAKRKTVTAMDVVYALKRQGRTLYGFGG